In Alosa sapidissima isolate fAloSap1 chromosome 4, fAloSap1.pri, whole genome shotgun sequence, the following are encoded in one genomic region:
- the camk1ga gene encoding calcium/calmodulin-dependent protein kinase IGa: MGRKEIHGNWKKVINNIKDLFDFREVLGSGSFSQVFLVREKKTGNFYALKCVKKKLLHHSNLENEINVLRSIKHSNVIGLHDFYETRTHYYLVMELVSGGELFDRIIDRGMYTEKDASHVIRQVLEAVSYLHKNSIVHRDLKPENLLYHNPDEDAKIMISDFGLSKMSDHGVMSTRCGTPGYVAPEVLAQKPYNKAVDCWSIGVIAYILLCGYPPFYEDNETKLFSKIMKAEYAFHSPYWDEISESAKDFIRHMMEKNPKKRYTTEQALLHPWIIGETASTNDIYESVCEQIQRNFAQSRWRKAFNAATAVNHLKKLQLAHNDPPMTPTGDVPDIEVVDMCCPGPRDSHLDSNGNPHVSVPLSGEVSKGLCPLKPSHTEPMHALVVTETGKHAYQSEPQLDSAQSGKRGTNQIGQPLQTGICSVM; encoded by the exons ATGGGTCGTAAGGAGATTCACGGCAACTGGAAAAAAGTCATCAACAACATCAAGGACCTATTTGACTTCAGAGAAGTTCTGGGATC GGGCTCGTTCTCTCAAGTGTTCCTGGTCAGAGAGAAGAAGACTGGAAATTTCTACGCACTGAAGTGTGTGAAAAAGAAGCTGCTCCATCACAGCAACCTAGAGAATGAAATCAACGTGCTCAGAAG CATCAAGCATTCCAATGTCATTGGTCTGCATGACTTCTATGAGACCCGGACACACTACTACCTCGTCATGGAGCT GGTTTCCGGAGGAGAGCTGTTTGACCGGATCATTGACCGGGGCATGTACACGGAGAAGGATGCCAGTCATGTCATCAGACAAGTGTTGGAAGCGGTCAGCTACCTTCACAAGAACAGCATAGTTCACAGGGATCTGAAACCAGAGAACCTGCTGTACCACAACCCTGACGAAGATGCCAAGATCATGATCAGTGACTTTGGTCTGTCCAAGATGTCTGACCACGGCGTGATGTCTACTCGCTGTGGCACCCCTGGATACGTTG CCCCAGAGGTCTTGGCACAGAAACCATACAATAAGGCAGTCGACTGCTGGTCCATTGGAGTCATCGCATACATCTT GCTCTGTGGCTATCCTCCTTTTTATGAGGACAACGAGACCAAGCTGTTCTCTAAGATCATGAAGGCAGAGTACGCCTTCCATTCTCCTTACTGGGATGAGATCTCAGAATCAG CAAAGGATTTTATCCGACACATGATGGAGAAAAATCCTAAAAAACGCTATACCACAGAACAGGCTCTGTTACACCCATG GATCATTGGAGAGACAGCGAGTACTAATGACATCTACGAGTCAGTCTGTGAGCAGATACAGAGAAACTTTGCTCAGTCGCGATGGAGG AAAGCCTTTAATGCAGCGACAGCCGTCAACCACCTCAAGAAGCTTCAGCTGGCTCACAACGATCCCCCAATGACCCCCACGGGTGACGTCCCCGACATTGAGGTGGTGGACATGTGCTGTCCCGGCCCACGCGACAGCCACCTGGACTCCAACGGCAACCCACACGTCAGTGTGCCGCTGAGCGGGGAAGTGTCAAAGGGCCTGTGTCCACTCAAACCCAGCCACACAGAGCCCATGCATGCCCTGGTCGTCACTGAGACCGGCAAACACGCTTACCAGTCTGAGCCTCAACTGGACAGTGCTCAGAG tggGAAGAGAGGGACTAATCAAATAGGTCAACCTCTGCAGACAGGGATATGTTCTGTTATGTGA
- the lamb3 gene encoding laminin subunit beta-3 isoform X1, whose protein sequence is MDFRKSRLGILLMMKTWILLQVAALAAVCLAQQDCSRGACYPPMGDLLIGREQQLHATSTCGLTGTEVFCTPYGQWKMKCCPCDSRNPQARHAHTIQNVLSTAGEQRWWMSRKDTSPVSIQFDLPHMFQLDNLIMSFKGPRPDALVIERTTDGGRTWQPARYMATDCRSSFPQALQPRGPRPNPGPALGEASCYTLSPPPANPYVDQKIYFSPLRQYSELNYPDSYKIEAVSGFNGLRINLTQLGQVANMPGRSLSRYFALREMRVIGTCFCHGHANRCLPVTNSNQLPETQVNARCECQHNTVGMNCERCADLFNDIPWKPAGENSPNICQRCECNNHAQRCRFDPVRYEATNRVSGGVCENCLHHTTGSNCERCAPNYYPNPYSSMDRPDACLRCSCNAAGSENGGQCGGNNGACRCKANVEGPNCDRCKSGYYGLSASNPLGCSKCDCAVAGSRYQSCDPVTGQCPCLPNVQGMNCDRCAVGFWNPNSPSGCQPCDCHPTNAIGDTCDQLTGQCQCRSGFAGRACSGCPDLYYGDPNTGCRVCQCDPQGTASCDQRTGACVCFPGVTGVRCDSCSRGRCENFPNCPTCPSCFFDLDAQLGNLFLTVRRLSDSIPGRGDGSGPLPGNLGLRFSALEDSLRVIREQLALPTDSTDKLDRNLRELSRLRDQVNRLTGDLSGSWQGIDLKPQLDELQRLLDSLSILYNAKKNALLNSVTDNSKGAFDAIKKAYEDSNDAVKQAEATGKTVKNSSDLRQDALDMQNRVQPANTKDLNKLKEQLATKPNLTPTAVQVCGSKRTESCTPEQCDGELCSPDSARSCLLGEVCVGALPTAGKAQRDTEDVKAKLQELSQNLTEANAQMQDTQEKANQVRLTTDEMTNQIKKARDDLEVDLQETRNFVRQLKDFLSDPSTDPNRIDEVSEEILNAKLPLSLDALKKKLQELQGLAAGLPDSSKVLEESQPQLDQAKKLLEEAQNARDAARGVKDDVAGLLDGLAEVERSLDEMEEKVAQTTTILDGVNPEKVKADLDEAVGGLGEVTDTVGTRIPEEMTDLKDLAKHNDELAQKGLEDAQNAQKAANDITTNLVVLEDKLEELLKAAEDAGDVGEAGKTLQKLKEDTSKLLNETAHIKQTLDEKESSIKQAADEFNQKSLLLPDLEAKVQNLIKEIRSEADLHSICIA, encoded by the exons TGGAAGATGAAGTGCTGCCCATGTGACTCACGCAACCCTCAGGCCAGACATGCGCACACCATTCAGAACGTTCTCTCCACAGCTGGTGAGCAGCGGTGGTGGATGTCCAGGAAAG ATACCAGTCCCGTATCTATTCAGTTTGACCTGCCGCACATGTTTCAGCTGGACAACCTCATTATGAGTTTCAAG GGCCCACGGCCTGATGCCTTGGTGATTGAGAGGACCACCGATGGAGGACGCACCTGGCAGCCTGCCCGCTACATGGCCACCGACTGTCGCTCCAGCTTCCCCCAGGCCCTACAGCCCAGGGGCCCCAGGCCTAACCCAGGCCCAGCCCTCGGGGAAGCCTCCTGCTACACACTCTCCCCACCCCCCGCAAACCCATACGTGGACCAGAAG ATATATTTCAGTCCCCTTCGGCAGTATTCTGAACTTAACTACCCCGACAGTTATAAAATTGAAG CCGTGTCTGGCTTCAACGGCCTTCGGATTAACCTCACCCAGCTGGGCCAGGTGGCCAATATGCCCGGCCGCTCTCTCAGCCGCTACTTCGCCCTCAGGGAGATGAGAGTGATTGGCACCTGCTTCTGCCACGGCCATGCCAACCGCTGCCTGCCCGTCACCAACAGCAACCAGCTGCCCGAAACACAG gtaAATGCCAGGTGTGAGTGCCAACACAACACTGTGGGCATGAACTGTGAACGCTGTGCTGACCTGTTTAATGACATTCCCTGGAAACCAGCTGGGGAAAACAGTCCTAACATCTGTCAAC GCTGTGAGTGTAATAACCATGCCCAGCGCTGCCGCTTTGACCCGGTCCGTTACGAGGCCACCAACAGGGTTagtggaggagtgtgtgagaaCTGTCTGCACCACACCACCGGATCCAACTGTGAGCGCTGCGCACCCAACTACTACCCCAACCCCTACAGCAGTATGGACCGACCGGACGCCTGCCTCC GTTGCAGCTGCAATGCAGCAGGCTCTGAGAATGGAGGCCAGTGTGGTGGTAATAATGGTGCCTGCCGCTGCAAGGCCAATGTGGAAGGACCCAACTGTGACCGCTGCAAGAGTGGCTACTACGGCCTGAGTGCCAGTAACCCCCTGGGCTGCTCCA AGTGCGACTGTGCTGTTGCGGGCTCCCGCTATCAGTCCTGTGATCCGGTGACAGGGCAGTGCCCATGCCTGCCCAATGTCCAGGGCATGAACTGCGACCGTTGTGCTGTTGGCTTCTGGAACCCCAACTCCCCCAGCGGCTGCCAGCCCTGCGATTGCCACCCCACCAACGCCATCGGAGACACCTGCGATCAG CTGACTGGTCAGTGCCAGTGCCGATCAGGTTTTGCCGGCCGCGCTTGCTCAGGTTGCCCAGACTTATACTATGGTGATCCCAACACAGGCTGCCGAG TTTGCCAATGTGACCCACAGGGCACTGCCAGCTGTGACCAGCGCACCGGCGCTTGTGTGTGCTTCCCCGGCGTGACTGGCGTGCGCTGCGACTCCTGCAGCCGCGGCCGCTGTGAGAACTTCCCCAActgccccacctgtccctcctGTTTCTTTGACCTGGACGCCCAGCTGGGTAACCTCTTCCTGACCGTGCGGCGGCTTTCCGACTCCATCCCTGGCCGAGGTGACGGCTCCGGGCCACTCCCGGGAAACCTGGGTCTGCGCTTCAGTGCCCTGGAGGACTCCCTGAGGGTCATCCGCGAGCAGCTGGCCCTCCCAACCGACTCCACAGACAAACTGGACCGGAACCTCAGAGAGCTGAGCAGACTCAG GGACCAGGTGAACAGGCTGACTGGGGACCTCTCTGGCTCCTGGCAGGGCATCGACCTCAAGCCCCAATTGGACGAGCTCCAGCGTCTGCTGGACTCCCTCAGCATCCTCTACAACGCCAAGAAGAACGCCCTGCTGAACTCTGTCACAGACAACAGCAAAG GTGCTTTCGATGCTATTAAGAAGGCCTATGAGGACTCTAATGATGCTGTAAAGCAAGCCGAAGCCACAGGCAAGACGGTCAAGAACTCATCTGACCTGCGCCAAGATGCTCTGGACATGCAGAACAGGGTCCAACCAGCCAACACCAAGGACCTCAACAAACTGAAGGAGCAGCTGGCTACCAAGCCCAATCTCACCCCGACCGCTGTCCAG gtgtgtggcAGCAAGCGGACTGAGTCCTGTACACCTGAGCAGTGCGATGGCGAGCTCTGCAGTCCCGACTCTGCCCGCTCCTGCCTgctgggggaggtgtgtgtgggcgcaCTGCCCACTGCAGGGAAAGCCCAGAGGGACACCGAGGATGTGAAGGCCAAACTGCAGGAGCTCAGCCAGAACCTCACCGAGGCCAATGCACAG ATGCAGGACACCCAGGAGAAGGCCAATCAGGTGCGACTGACAACCGACGAGATGACCAACCAGATCAAAAAGGCTCGTGACGACCTGGAAGTGGATCTGCAGGAGACCAGAAACTTTGTGAGGCAGCTCAAAGATTTTCTGTCAG ACCCGAGCACAGACCCCAACCGCATTGACGAGGTCAGTGAGGAGATCCTGAATGCCAAGCTCCCTCTCAGCCTGGACGCCCTGAAGAAGAAGCTGCAGGAGCTCCAGGGTCTGGCCGCCGGCCTGCCCGACAGCTCCAAGGTCCTGGAGGAGAGCCAGCCCCAGCTGGACCAGGCGAAGAAGCTTCTGGAAGAGGCCCAGAATGCCAG GGATGCAGCCCGCGGGGTGAAGGACGATGTCGCCGGGTTGCTGGATGGGCTGGCAGAGGTGGAGAGGTCTCTGgatgagatggaggagaaagttGCACAAACCACGACCATCCTTGACGGTGTCAACCCCGAAAAG GTTAAAGCTGATTTGGATGAGGCTGTTGGTGGCTTAGGAGAAGTGACTGATACTGTCGGCACCAGAATCCCTGAGGAAATGACTGACCTGAAGGATCTGGCCAAGCATAATGATGAACTGGCACAAAAGGGGCTTGAAGATGCACAGAATGCTCAGAAGGCAGCCAATGACATCACAACG AATCTTGTGGTTTTGGAGGACAAACTCGAGGAGCTGTTGAAAGCAGCTGAGGATGCTGGGGATGTGGGCGAGGCCGGGAAGACCCTGCAGAAGCTCAAAGAGGACACCAGCAAGCTGCTCAATGAGACGGCCCACATCAAGCAGACCTTAGATG AAAAAGAGTCATCCATCAAACAGGCTGCGGATGAGTTCAATCAGAAGTCCTTGCTTCTGCCTGATCTGGAAGCAAAGGTCCAGAATCTTATTAAAGAAATCCGGAGTGAGGCCGACCTGCACAGCATATGTATAGCATAA
- the lamb3 gene encoding laminin subunit beta-3 isoform X2 has protein sequence MMKTWILLQVAALAAVCLAQQDCSRGACYPPMGDLLIGREQQLHATSTCGLTGTEVFCTPYGQWKMKCCPCDSRNPQARHAHTIQNVLSTAGEQRWWMSRKDTSPVSIQFDLPHMFQLDNLIMSFKGPRPDALVIERTTDGGRTWQPARYMATDCRSSFPQALQPRGPRPNPGPALGEASCYTLSPPPANPYVDQKIYFSPLRQYSELNYPDSYKIEAVSGFNGLRINLTQLGQVANMPGRSLSRYFALREMRVIGTCFCHGHANRCLPVTNSNQLPETQVNARCECQHNTVGMNCERCADLFNDIPWKPAGENSPNICQRCECNNHAQRCRFDPVRYEATNRVSGGVCENCLHHTTGSNCERCAPNYYPNPYSSMDRPDACLRCSCNAAGSENGGQCGGNNGACRCKANVEGPNCDRCKSGYYGLSASNPLGCSKCDCAVAGSRYQSCDPVTGQCPCLPNVQGMNCDRCAVGFWNPNSPSGCQPCDCHPTNAIGDTCDQLTGQCQCRSGFAGRACSGCPDLYYGDPNTGCRVCQCDPQGTASCDQRTGACVCFPGVTGVRCDSCSRGRCENFPNCPTCPSCFFDLDAQLGNLFLTVRRLSDSIPGRGDGSGPLPGNLGLRFSALEDSLRVIREQLALPTDSTDKLDRNLRELSRLRDQVNRLTGDLSGSWQGIDLKPQLDELQRLLDSLSILYNAKKNALLNSVTDNSKGAFDAIKKAYEDSNDAVKQAEATGKTVKNSSDLRQDALDMQNRVQPANTKDLNKLKEQLATKPNLTPTAVQVCGSKRTESCTPEQCDGELCSPDSARSCLLGEVCVGALPTAGKAQRDTEDVKAKLQELSQNLTEANAQMQDTQEKANQVRLTTDEMTNQIKKARDDLEVDLQETRNFVRQLKDFLSDPSTDPNRIDEVSEEILNAKLPLSLDALKKKLQELQGLAAGLPDSSKVLEESQPQLDQAKKLLEEAQNARDAARGVKDDVAGLLDGLAEVERSLDEMEEKVAQTTTILDGVNPEKVKADLDEAVGGLGEVTDTVGTRIPEEMTDLKDLAKHNDELAQKGLEDAQNAQKAANDITTNLVVLEDKLEELLKAAEDAGDVGEAGKTLQKLKEDTSKLLNETAHIKQTLDEKESSIKQAADEFNQKSLLLPDLEAKVQNLIKEIRSEADLHSICIA, from the exons TGGAAGATGAAGTGCTGCCCATGTGACTCACGCAACCCTCAGGCCAGACATGCGCACACCATTCAGAACGTTCTCTCCACAGCTGGTGAGCAGCGGTGGTGGATGTCCAGGAAAG ATACCAGTCCCGTATCTATTCAGTTTGACCTGCCGCACATGTTTCAGCTGGACAACCTCATTATGAGTTTCAAG GGCCCACGGCCTGATGCCTTGGTGATTGAGAGGACCACCGATGGAGGACGCACCTGGCAGCCTGCCCGCTACATGGCCACCGACTGTCGCTCCAGCTTCCCCCAGGCCCTACAGCCCAGGGGCCCCAGGCCTAACCCAGGCCCAGCCCTCGGGGAAGCCTCCTGCTACACACTCTCCCCACCCCCCGCAAACCCATACGTGGACCAGAAG ATATATTTCAGTCCCCTTCGGCAGTATTCTGAACTTAACTACCCCGACAGTTATAAAATTGAAG CCGTGTCTGGCTTCAACGGCCTTCGGATTAACCTCACCCAGCTGGGCCAGGTGGCCAATATGCCCGGCCGCTCTCTCAGCCGCTACTTCGCCCTCAGGGAGATGAGAGTGATTGGCACCTGCTTCTGCCACGGCCATGCCAACCGCTGCCTGCCCGTCACCAACAGCAACCAGCTGCCCGAAACACAG gtaAATGCCAGGTGTGAGTGCCAACACAACACTGTGGGCATGAACTGTGAACGCTGTGCTGACCTGTTTAATGACATTCCCTGGAAACCAGCTGGGGAAAACAGTCCTAACATCTGTCAAC GCTGTGAGTGTAATAACCATGCCCAGCGCTGCCGCTTTGACCCGGTCCGTTACGAGGCCACCAACAGGGTTagtggaggagtgtgtgagaaCTGTCTGCACCACACCACCGGATCCAACTGTGAGCGCTGCGCACCCAACTACTACCCCAACCCCTACAGCAGTATGGACCGACCGGACGCCTGCCTCC GTTGCAGCTGCAATGCAGCAGGCTCTGAGAATGGAGGCCAGTGTGGTGGTAATAATGGTGCCTGCCGCTGCAAGGCCAATGTGGAAGGACCCAACTGTGACCGCTGCAAGAGTGGCTACTACGGCCTGAGTGCCAGTAACCCCCTGGGCTGCTCCA AGTGCGACTGTGCTGTTGCGGGCTCCCGCTATCAGTCCTGTGATCCGGTGACAGGGCAGTGCCCATGCCTGCCCAATGTCCAGGGCATGAACTGCGACCGTTGTGCTGTTGGCTTCTGGAACCCCAACTCCCCCAGCGGCTGCCAGCCCTGCGATTGCCACCCCACCAACGCCATCGGAGACACCTGCGATCAG CTGACTGGTCAGTGCCAGTGCCGATCAGGTTTTGCCGGCCGCGCTTGCTCAGGTTGCCCAGACTTATACTATGGTGATCCCAACACAGGCTGCCGAG TTTGCCAATGTGACCCACAGGGCACTGCCAGCTGTGACCAGCGCACCGGCGCTTGTGTGTGCTTCCCCGGCGTGACTGGCGTGCGCTGCGACTCCTGCAGCCGCGGCCGCTGTGAGAACTTCCCCAActgccccacctgtccctcctGTTTCTTTGACCTGGACGCCCAGCTGGGTAACCTCTTCCTGACCGTGCGGCGGCTTTCCGACTCCATCCCTGGCCGAGGTGACGGCTCCGGGCCACTCCCGGGAAACCTGGGTCTGCGCTTCAGTGCCCTGGAGGACTCCCTGAGGGTCATCCGCGAGCAGCTGGCCCTCCCAACCGACTCCACAGACAAACTGGACCGGAACCTCAGAGAGCTGAGCAGACTCAG GGACCAGGTGAACAGGCTGACTGGGGACCTCTCTGGCTCCTGGCAGGGCATCGACCTCAAGCCCCAATTGGACGAGCTCCAGCGTCTGCTGGACTCCCTCAGCATCCTCTACAACGCCAAGAAGAACGCCCTGCTGAACTCTGTCACAGACAACAGCAAAG GTGCTTTCGATGCTATTAAGAAGGCCTATGAGGACTCTAATGATGCTGTAAAGCAAGCCGAAGCCACAGGCAAGACGGTCAAGAACTCATCTGACCTGCGCCAAGATGCTCTGGACATGCAGAACAGGGTCCAACCAGCCAACACCAAGGACCTCAACAAACTGAAGGAGCAGCTGGCTACCAAGCCCAATCTCACCCCGACCGCTGTCCAG gtgtgtggcAGCAAGCGGACTGAGTCCTGTACACCTGAGCAGTGCGATGGCGAGCTCTGCAGTCCCGACTCTGCCCGCTCCTGCCTgctgggggaggtgtgtgtgggcgcaCTGCCCACTGCAGGGAAAGCCCAGAGGGACACCGAGGATGTGAAGGCCAAACTGCAGGAGCTCAGCCAGAACCTCACCGAGGCCAATGCACAG ATGCAGGACACCCAGGAGAAGGCCAATCAGGTGCGACTGACAACCGACGAGATGACCAACCAGATCAAAAAGGCTCGTGACGACCTGGAAGTGGATCTGCAGGAGACCAGAAACTTTGTGAGGCAGCTCAAAGATTTTCTGTCAG ACCCGAGCACAGACCCCAACCGCATTGACGAGGTCAGTGAGGAGATCCTGAATGCCAAGCTCCCTCTCAGCCTGGACGCCCTGAAGAAGAAGCTGCAGGAGCTCCAGGGTCTGGCCGCCGGCCTGCCCGACAGCTCCAAGGTCCTGGAGGAGAGCCAGCCCCAGCTGGACCAGGCGAAGAAGCTTCTGGAAGAGGCCCAGAATGCCAG GGATGCAGCCCGCGGGGTGAAGGACGATGTCGCCGGGTTGCTGGATGGGCTGGCAGAGGTGGAGAGGTCTCTGgatgagatggaggagaaagttGCACAAACCACGACCATCCTTGACGGTGTCAACCCCGAAAAG GTTAAAGCTGATTTGGATGAGGCTGTTGGTGGCTTAGGAGAAGTGACTGATACTGTCGGCACCAGAATCCCTGAGGAAATGACTGACCTGAAGGATCTGGCCAAGCATAATGATGAACTGGCACAAAAGGGGCTTGAAGATGCACAGAATGCTCAGAAGGCAGCCAATGACATCACAACG AATCTTGTGGTTTTGGAGGACAAACTCGAGGAGCTGTTGAAAGCAGCTGAGGATGCTGGGGATGTGGGCGAGGCCGGGAAGACCCTGCAGAAGCTCAAAGAGGACACCAGCAAGCTGCTCAATGAGACGGCCCACATCAAGCAGACCTTAGATG AAAAAGAGTCATCCATCAAACAGGCTGCGGATGAGTTCAATCAGAAGTCCTTGCTTCTGCCTGATCTGGAAGCAAAGGTCCAGAATCTTATTAAAGAAATCCGGAGTGAGGCCGACCTGCACAGCATATGTATAGCATAA